The Microplitis mediator isolate UGA2020A chromosome 10, iyMicMedi2.1, whole genome shotgun sequence genomic sequence gataccGGGGTGATATAATTGTCGGAGGAGCTGAAGCTCGATGGATAATAACAAAAGAGTATCCGCCCTTGGTTGGGTTGTGTTGAGTATCTTGACGTAGGCGCGACAGATCAAGGAACGCGAAGAAACCGTCCTCGAGGAGTGGTCTCTAGAGAGTGCGGTGACACGTATCCGCGGGGGAAACCTATAGTGTACACACGCGACGGCTCGGCATCGGCATTGGCACACAGTACACACAACTAAGTATCACTTCGAGAGAGTGAGAGACAAGTATCCGATTAAAGTAGTTGTTGTAAGGAGAAGGTGTGCTGCAAGACCCGGAAACCCGAGCCGAGACCCGAGACCCGAGAGCCGAGACTCGAGAGCCGAGAGCTGGGACAGAGTGGGAGCGCGACACACCAGAACCGAGAACAACCCGAGTCAAGAGGGGAATAGAAAGGGACAGATGCAAGACGTCCAGTGTCCGAGGTTCGGAATCGGAATAACGTCCTCGTCCTCGTCCTCCTCATCCTCACCGGGTAATATACTCTAGTAATAACAAGTAGTGCCTTCTTTCTACGACACTTTCATACCTAACATTTTTCTTGGCATATATATGTTGATATATGTGtacatgtatgtgtatgtaaagagagataaatatatttacaggTATAGGTAGAGGTGTATGTGTATTTATCAGTGTTTTCTATAAGCAAAAAAAGAAGAGGTACAACGTCGTAGGTACGTTAGTTGTATTGCAGCATTGAGTATATAGTTGAGAGAGTCACGAGTTGCGATAGTAGTACAAGACTGGTGGTGTGTGCTGGTGATTCGCTGCTGCCGATCGTCAACAAGCGTTGGCGAACTATCGAGTTGAGTTTAAAGAGAGTGTAAGGCTGTTGTGTACGTGCGGTGTGTGTATTTGTGTGCGTTCGTTACGGCGAAACaggtaaaatataataataataactaaaagaaagaaaggaagaaagagaaaaataagaaaGAAAATAACGTGACTACGGTGAGCGGCTGTGAGGGGGGACAAGATTCTGATGAGGGTGTCAGCAGAAGCCCGGTAAGATAGTATAGAAGAGCACACGAGAGAAGTAAAGTGTATAGTTGtagagaagaagaagaagaagaagaagaagaagaagaagaagaagatcaAGAAGAACCAGTGGAACAAGAAGAAGAGTTAGGAGAGACTAAGGAGCACACGAGAAGCCGCGATTTTCGTTTGAAATCGCTGAGAAAGATCATCGCTGGCGGTGGCGGCATTGTCCTGCTTGTTTTGCTGTCTCGCGAACgccagaataaaaaaaaaagttttaaaaaaggaaataataaaaaaggtaGAGGAAGAGAGCGTGAAAGAGAGACAGCGGGATAAAGCTCGGATCGTGGAGGCGCGGGTTTGCCAGCAAGAGTGTGAGTGAGATGCTCGAGGATCTTTAAGAGGCAGCGGGGAGTCGTGGAGCGACTTGAGCCGAGTCGACCCGAGAAAGATATTGCCAAGTGCAAGTGAGAAAGATACAGCACACATACCACCGAGGAGGAAAGACGACGGCGACTAGAGAGTGCCGTAAGCCGTAAGGTACGTATTTACGTACACACGCGTATAACCGGAGAGCTGAGAGCCGGGAGGAACACGCTTAGCTACCAACACCGCCGCAACGTAAATTACATACGCGCCGCTGCTACATACCCAGTGCCTCGCAAAGTAACTACTACTTTTTGCTACTCTACTAGCTAGCCAGCTCGCTACTCTATACTCTACACACACAATACACAATTTGCTGGACTAAGAAAACGGCTAAGGATAAAGGAAACGACACACAGAAGTTgcgttgctgctgctgcttctACTGCTGttactgctgctgctgctgctgttgttgttgtggcTGTCACTGTTGATAAGACTCAAGGTGGAGCTTTAAATACTACtattaagtttattaaaaatatataatatttaaaaatggcgCTTAATCAGGACGTCGATCAGTTGTCAAAGGGGAACCTGGTGGTGAGGATTGACCAAAACTCCGAGTCAGATCTGCAGGCGCTGTTTGACAGTGTCCTCAAGCCAAACTCGACGAGGCCGCTGCAGGTGCCACTGCGTATGCGAAATCTCCCAAACTCGTTCTTCAACCCACCCTCGACCGGCAGCAAGAGCCCGTCGATATCCCACTCGAGGGAAAATTCAGCGGACTCGGCATTCGGTACAATAGTTACGACAAACGTGGCCAGTGGTCCCGGTGCGAGTGCCTTAGGATCGGGAAGCGAGGCCACAGGTGGAGGCGCAGATGCCGCAGGCACAGGAGCCGCAGGTGCAGCACCCGGACTGACAGTGGCCCATCCACGGGCCCACAGCAGTCCAGCCTCACTCCAACAAACCTACGCTTCTGCTCAGCAAGCCACTCAACATACACCACAGCCCCACGCACCGCggcatcatcatcatcagaaACAGCGCAGCTATGACGTCATCAGCACTGTCGACGACATGGGGCCGTTGCCTCACGGATGGGAGCAGGCACGCACGCCCGAGGGACAAATTTACTTCCTCAAGTAAGTAGTAGTCTACAtctgtttcatttttttatatttaccaaaaaaatattatcagatGATCcggaagttttgaaaatactttttatttacgcataataatacatatatataataatgtgTTGGATGGTGTGGAGGCATCAGGTGCGACGCAGCATCATTCAAAGACACCATCTTATACTCGAGAGTCTAAGTCGTGTAGGCACCACCAACCGGTGGACTGGTTGATCCCTACCACTTGTTCAAATACAACAACTCTCCTCTTGGCTGTCTCTTACATTACATTAGCTCACACGAGGAACATAACAGGTATACATATCacgttcacacacacacatacatacacacatacatacatctgATCTACACACACCGAGAGCCGAGACACAAGGGGAATTCTCCTCAATATCCTCCTCGGCTCAGCAGAGTTAGTCCCCCACGACTCGTCAGTGCTTCTCCCCGGCGATTCACCTGCGGCGCCACGCCGGTATTCCCACGTGTCACCTGTCGTGGGAAACTCCGTTGAGCTGGTTCCGAAGACTACCACGAGCAAGACTACCACGACGACAAGATCGTCGTCCAACCACCTTCGCTTTAATCCACCCACTTGATTCCTCCTTTTGCTTCTTCGTCTTCTTgcctttttttattacttctcttacttttcttttcttacttacttacttacttacttactttttttttatctgcgTACGTTATACGACCCCCATCGACCGAGATTCTATACACATATACTCTGTATGGCAACTTGACACCCACGTGAATTTCCGGTGTACTAAAGAAGTGTTTACACTTTTAACACACTTGATTTCTTTCGACAAATCacttattaaattacattatcACAATCATTATAcctccatacatacatatatttattattttattgataactaTTTCTTCTAATTACCATTTACTATATACTTAAATATATCCATCAATGGAACACATCAAGTATGAATGAAAATTCatcctaaaaaaatattttattgatgagTTAAAAtcttgaaagtttttttttaaataaaaaacagatAATTGTGTACTTCCAAGAATTTCCTCTTAGGAACGTCGGTCTTCTGCATTGATCTCCGAATATATTAtagaaaccataaaaaaaaaataataataataacaagtaAAGAGAGTCTAAGACGTAGGGATtacggtttttttaaaataaaatatttttttcccggtTTGTGCTCCACTCAAAAGTTCTCTGGTCTCTCGGGTGCTTCTTTGAATTCGCCCGGCCCTGTTTCACCTGTGCATCAAGGTTTCTATACCTGGGACGGTTAACCGTGAGAGCTAAAGAACGGCCGAaggatttatattttgttcccTCAAGAAGAACTAAACTCTAATTTTCTCTCTTTATCTCTCCGATGCTGTCGTAGTCTCAGTTCTCTTGTACACTTTACTGCTTATACATTACTTGCTCCTACTCTTCTCATCTCTTCTCTTCTTTACGTCTACTCCACTCTCTACTGTTGTAGTTTTATGTTTGCTTGTAGTTTGTAGTACTTCTCATCAACTAAAAAGTTTCTCTCCCACGATTTTTCTTCGAGAAACAACCATCTGAACTCCAAAGTGCTTTTGCTGGCTGTTCCACGAAAAATTTTGCCGTTGCGCTCGACTTCTGAATCATCgtctttatattttcaattcttGCCACCGCGACCGCTCGAGGCACTATcgctcatatatttatttatttatttaccgcGTCCtgtcgattaaaaaaaaaaactgtattaatacattaatatataCATCCTTGATTTAAAATCGCTGAATGATGAATGAATTTGATACATTCTAtactttggaattttaaaacatcaaagtAACAAATGATGAGTCTGTTTCATTGATCGCTTACCCGAAGGTCagctcaatatttttattcacatcCGTATGCTCTTCGAGAaatcataaatttcaaattattaattaattatcttccattaagaaaaaaaaaataacatcaaCTGCAACATTCACTTGTCCCacttctgaaaaaaaaaagtttttaattatcaataaaaaaattagcgaaGTACTCAGTACTTTTCTTACATTACAATGAAATTTACAcatagataagaaaaaaaaataattttcttatgaaaCGTACAGAGTGTACATGTGTATCTTTTAGAATTAATCAGTCGgcgttaaattttaattggcgcattatttaaatttacgtccgtcactttttataatttaataaatatataaataatattaaattaaatataacataattatttatgtgcCGGGtcttgtttatatttatcgtGCATTTATTCGGCAGACCTTTTTATACAGTTACAGAACCGGAAGTGTAACAACACGAATGGTATAGGAAGGAAGTAGCGTGCCTGTCGGGTTCACCGAGCCGATGCATTGCTTCTGTGGCTCGTCaccgtaaaaaatattaaatattaaatatttcccattaaataaatatatatatattttttttttatcttcccaACATTTTAAATGGACACCCATGACTATCAATATTCAAATTAGTAATAAAGACTATTCAATTTATGTCGTATGTTTCAATTCAAgctaaacatatatatatatatatattttttttttttttttttttttttttttaaataaatttctggtTCTCATAGGGGACAAGAGGACATTAGTATCGGgttataaatgaaataatgaaataaagtaGTTTTTTGtgggataaaaaattaaatctataAGTAAGAGATAACTTACTACAGCTATTAGCGAAGGTATTCACGTATCATATGTATTAACCAATGAATATTCATAGTTTAACTTTAATATGTATTCTGGTTGTTCAGTTATCTGTCGTGTAACTGTTAAGTTGCGGTTTTAGCaacacttttaaattttttaccttcTCTACAAGgataaattattcttttaaatGCTATGGTGACATAAAATAGCAAAGCTGGACCATGGTGGCCACCTGACGGTAATTGGAGAAACGTGCAAAAATTACCATGGCCATGGTAACATCGACAGTGGTTACAGTAATTTGCGATAATCGATGTCAATTTTACTATGGCTGTAGTAATTTTTCCAtggatttatttgaatttttgtcatATGGGTAAAATGGTCCGGCTTTACTGACACCATTGgattttgaaagaaaataatttttcgtgtaaatatcaaattattattttactatgcgttgtttaaaattttgcattaaatttaaaattaactaggGTAGGTCGGCCGATAAATGGACGATTGAGTGATTTTTTGTTGGAATTTTTTCGAAGGagtaaaatttgaagtttTGATTATTTGCGCAACGACGTTGCTTCtggataaattttgaaaaacatttaattggCTAGATTAGtgtttcattatatttatatatttgttggTAAGATGAagtatcaaatattttattactcatatatttaagtcataaaatcttatatattttgaaattttgatatagCAGAGATTCGTCTTGCGTACGTCAGAGGGCTCTTCAGTTTAGTTTTTGAGTTTATTTTGCCctatgtaatatataatagaaatataaaatctatGTGGGGTAAGTCGGCCGATAAATGGACGCCCAAGAAATTTcttatggttttttaaataaataatttaatcaaatatttattagttttgcAATGATGtcatatttacataaaaattaataaggaactcggaaaaaaaattttgaaaatattggaaaaaatagtaatacataaaaaataatatttacagtaAATGGAAAAATATTCCAATAGACTCTGTTTAAACTTCCgataatttcttataaaagTTTTCCATCAGAAATTAGAATCGGAAATTcggtaatttttcaaaaaatttataaaaatattttttatgcaattaTTGGAGGTCGTATCGATTGGTCGAACTACTCTGGCTTTTTTTACCCCCCTTCCGTATTTGGTAccgcaagaaaaattatttttatggatacttttaatatttaatttaagacTCAAAAAATATGACCGCTACTAGTAGATTCTGATCAATTATCATACAATTAATAAggaactcgaaaaaaaattttgaaaatattgtaaaaaatagtaatacattaaaataatatttacagtgaatggaaaaaatatccctgttggaaatttttcagaattttctctgaaaaactcagttataaaattctaaagactttttcagtttctcagagaaaagtccgaaaaattttcaccagggaTTCCAATAGACTCTGTTTAAACTTCcgataaattcttataaaagtTTTCCATCAGAAGTTCGGCATGAAAATTTCTAGCAATTTGAAATCAGTGAGAAATATAAATGAGTAAATTATccttgaaaataataaatgaaattttgaaagtgTATGTCTGTAGAtgtgtttattaaatatttatttgaaagccTTGTTTATCAATTCACATTATGCTATAATGTGTCATGGTCTTTTTTATTGTTCTTCTATCACACGGCGATTACTATCAGTCATCCTAGTGCAGCAGTAATTATGATAGTACACCACGGAAGTCTCATTAGCGTCAAATAGAtttaatcaattgattttcaaatttgaaggtcattaataattgtaatgaaagccgataaaatataaaaacaaatccGGCGATATCCGGATTTACGTCTTTCTGATgacatagatttttaaaaaatatatgtataatatatatttaatttgtgtTTATTATCACTTCGTAgaagcattaaaaaataatatacgaAAACTCATATTATTAATGACTTTTAGGCAATTAGATAATGGgcatttgaaataattttttaaaaaatacgacAATCGATTTATATAACCGATAGTGagctgataataattttgaatgaagTAGCAGTTAACGTTGAGCATTAATATATAGctataggtatatatatatgttgttaCAACCACCTGTTGAAGAAACATATTGTTATCTCTGTTTGTCGATAACTTCCATGTTAATTctatgtgaaaacatataaagagataagaatatatatttatgtatatatacttttGTCATCATAGACTTTTCAAGGTTCACCATAAAAGAATTATTactaagataaataaaataaaactatatcacgtttttatatttttaaaactggcGCCATTAAATCGAGGtgtcagttttttatttttttaaatattaattatgtgggaaatttattttggttGGAGGCGAGTTCTACTCgatggtaaataaaaataattttttttttcattaataaaaatatttaaatatatgtgatatgacgtttgataaattatcacgacaatttttcaaattttgaaacatcaattgataatttttttttttttttatgacataaattaaattatttattaaacatggaataatttgaatgcaactgaaatgtaaaattaaatttaagcgcaatattttatttttcaatgtaaggaaaattttcaccgcttgaaatttaaaaaaaattttttttttcattaataaaaatattaaaatatatgtgatatgacgtttgataaattatgacgacaatttttcaaattttgaaacatcaattgataatttttttttttttttatgacgtaaattaaattatttattgaacatgaaaaaatttgaatgcaactgaaatgtaaaattaaatttaagcgcaatattttatttttcaatgtaaggaaaattttcacggcttgaaattaaaaaaaattttttttcagtttaaaaaaagtaaaatggaGAAGTGTAATAGAATGTAGACATAAAAAAGGAACGAGAAGTGAAAAAGAAGACGAAGGAGGTGAAGGCATATTGGCCGGAAGAGAGAGGCTAAAGTCTGTACTCGAGGATGGTGATAGACCCAGGCACCACGTTCTCGACGCCTCGAGATCCGAAGTCAGCGGGTGCCCCGTGTGTCTATTTACGAGTTGTCCGGCGCCGCGATGTCCGGAGTAAAAATACATCGTTAGTTCTCTCTTTCTCGTTCCCGTACAACGTGTTACCCAGTGTGTGCTCTATGTCAGACATCACCACCGGAGCAACAGAGAAAAGATAAACTAAAACTActctttatatttaatttctctCTCGGTCGATCTCACGGCACCACCGCGAGTGTGTGCGTGTGCTCGTCTGTAATGTAGAGAGCCAATGGCGGCCAAGACTAAGATTGCGGCTGCCAGTGCTTCTGTATTTACTTGACTTGGCTACTCTAATCTGCCTCTGCCGTGCCTTGGCCATCTGCCAAAACTACAAGACGACGGGCATGAGTCCGCGTGTACCCGGACGCCAAGTAAGACCAAGATCCACCAAGAAAACTACCATCAACACACCATCACACCATCAAGACTCATGCTCGTGACTGAGTGGAAACCCGTTGCTGCTGTCGACACCAGTCTCGACCTTTCTGTAATTCTCTCCatcaattttacattttttttacttccccTTTTATTCTCTCACCCAAAGCTAATTCTAATCCGCCAAAAATCCCCCatgttaatgaaaataaattcaaaaaaaaaagtaaatactcTTAAATAAACTCTGgttgcataaattttttttttacagattaTTGTTTGCGTCGCGAAAACACAGGTGTCATAAATTACTGATCAGCAAACagaggaattaaaaaaaatgaataattatgattattatttgaaattgaacTTGCGCGCGTGTATTAAAGCCAAGCTAAGCCAGAGCAGTATCGTGTGAGacactttaaaaatcgtgacGTGACATCACCCGTCGGCGCCGCATTTCTGACACAAGGCCTGGCTCCTACCCGACGTCATATCACGAGGAGTCGAGAGCACAGCTTGAAAAACAATTGCTCATGTCTAACGCCGTTGTGCTAATAGTCTGGGCTTAGTAACGGCGCCAAAACTAATATCGTTACAATAATTATCGTCATTTTAGTCTGATGTTATTTTAATGACTTTTCTAAACGCCTAATTTAAGTTATGCCATCCTACAATAACACATAACAAaacataatacaaaataaaattacattggCTCCATCATGCTGCTTCAGCTTCTGCTGCTTCTGCTGCTTACTGATGATGATGGCAGTGATGCCGCCATTGGAAAATATACTACCAGTATGATATCATTGTCACTCTgacgtataaattatttttttaaatttaccatctcaaatttaatgacatatttaattattcaatccAGACAATTGTACTGGTGCTGGTCATACTCACACACTCTCACTCTGTACCATTAATTATACAGCcgatgtattttttaatacatataCAAGACTGTTATTTGTACGCGGAAAATAAAAGTCCGAGTTTCTAAAATAGAAATTAAGAAAGAGATAAACGGTTATCCTCTCATTTATCTAATAATATCTTGGGGACTGATGTGCGATGAGATGCTGCCTCAGTGCCTCGGTGTCTTACACCAAACAGATCATCAAGATCTACATTTACATGCCCACCTGTTTTTTTACCGATGAATAAGTGGATTGAGATCATTGTCATTACACAGAGATGGGTTTTTATAAATAGAGCACGTGTGTGATGTCGTGATGTCTTGTTATCGGTTCTGATGATGCTGATTCACTTGAGCGAGCCCCCGTCTCTCCCCACTCACCCTTAATCTTAATACTCGGCTTCATTTACTTGCTGCTGCTGATGTACTCAAGACATTCAACACGTCAACCAAACAAACTATTATatctgtatataaatataaatatatatataatagtaaagAGAGTTGATTTTACCCGCGCCGGATGGGTAGGCGTCTTCTTCCTCACACATCTCCCACCTTACTTTAGCATCATCCGCCGTTTTGAATGGAACTATTTCCGGCCTCGCTATACTATATCAGGCAAATGTGCGTTTATACATACGCACAtatctattaaatatataaatatacattgaCGTTACATGCTGTTTGTTTAATTGCAATACAAGGACAAAGAGTTTATTGTAattctataattaaatatttcaaattacctCCGTACTCTTTTCCggacaatttaattatctcgaaaatatattttacatttatatttatatttatactgtTGTTTCACCAACAAAATCCATttgaataaacaattttacGGCCGCTATCAATTTTAACGAGctcgtaaaaaataaaaatttgtttagtaatagatttttatttttcaaattaaatttaaaattgcggatatttatttaaaatatcagaaATATCTAATGTaatgactaaaaataaattgtttctTACTTACCATATTTTTATGACTAATTTTACAGTCACTTGACCCGGACGACAACATGGGAAGATCCACGGAAAACAGCAGCTGCCGTTAGTGTTGCGGCTGTTGCTGCGGCTGTGGAAAGCGGAAAAGCATCTTCTGCAGCGGCTAATTCACTGGGACCATTACCAGAAGGCTGGGAACAGGCGCGGACTCCTGAAGGCGAGATATATTTCATTAATCATCAGAGTCGCACTACTTCGTGGTTCGACCCCAGAATCCGTGAGTATTTTTCGcggttaattaatttttaattttttggagctTAATAATTTAGTGGGTTATTAATAAACAGCTTCACATTTGCAACGAGCTCCGACTACAAATACGATGCTGCCGCAAAACTGGCTTCAGCAACCTGGAGCTCCTGGATTGCAGAACAATCAGAATATTCAAGTGTGCCAACAAAAATTACGCCTTCAATCATTACAAATGGAACGCGAGCGGTTGAAACAGAGACAGGCCGAAATTATGCGACAGGTATgatatttattagtaattataattatatttagtatAATGCGAGTTTGTTCGTTTAAATACTGCGGGATAGTCTAGAATTATCTGGAGcgcttggaaaaatttttgcacgGGAATATAATTTGGAAAAACCGGAAAATGTCTGCAGAACTCGAGAAAGTTTGAAATTGTCTAGGGTATTTTAGAAAAGTTGgaaaattatcggaaatgtttcagaaaatttataaacttctAGAAATCattgaagaaaatttgaaaactgtcAAAAACATGTAGAAAtcatttgaaatatttgagaAAATTTCAGAACTGCCTAGaaaattgtagaaaaattataaaattgcccgaatgatttgaaaaatttgaaaactgtctaagaaattttagaaaagttagaaaattatCGGGAATacttcagaaaattttttaacttttagaAATCATTGAAGAAAATTCGAAAACTGTCAGAAACATTTGGAAACTGTCTGAAATATttgagaaaatttgaaaactgtctagaaaattgtagaaaaattataaaattgctcGAATGgcttagaaaatttgaaaactgctagaaataattttaaaaaatttgaaaactgtctagaatatttcagaaaagttggaaaattatcgaaaattctttagaaaatttttaaacttctagaaatcattgaaaaaaatttgaaaacactTGAAAacatttggaaattttatgaaatactctagaaaatttgaaaactgtctagaatatttttttaaaaatttataataactagcattttttcaaatttgtaaaattttctaaaaaaaaagaattataaaaaaaatcgtatataGTAAATACTAGTAagagcaataataataatgaatgaattattaataatattattggtTGATATTTATAGCAAGAACTTAATTTGCTGAGACAAAGTACTACTGACGCAGCAATGGATCCATTTTTATCGGGTATAAATGAGCAGCATGCCCGCCAGGAAAGCGCTGACTCCGGTCTAGGTCTTGGATCAGCATACTCTCTGCCGCACACACCCGAAGATTTCCTGTCCAACATCGACGACAATATGGACGCCACAAGTGGTAAGAATCCTCAGCTCACAAAtcctaaataataaatctactaaccagaataaaaaatacacataCCCATACAGTAA encodes the following:
- the LOC130675402 gene encoding transcriptional coactivator YAP1, with the translated sequence MALNQDVDQLSKGNLVVRIDQNSESDLQALFDSVLKPNSTRPLQVPLRMRNLPNSFFNPPSTGSKSPSISHSRENSADSAFGTIVTTNVASGPGASALGSGSEATGGGADAAGTGAAGAAPGLTVAHPRAHSSPASLQQTYASAQQATQHTPQPHAPRHHHHQKQRSYDVISTVDDMGPLPHGWEQARTPEGQIYFLNHLTRTTTWEDPRKTAAAVSVAAVAAAVESGKASSAAANSLGPLPEGWEQARTPEGEIYFINHQSRTTSWFDPRIPSHLQRAPTTNTMLPQNWLQQPGAPGLQNNQNIQVCQQKLRLQSLQMERERLKQRQAEIMRQQELNLLRQSTTDAAMDPFLSGINEQHARQESADSGLGLGSAYSLPHTPEDFLSNIDDNMDATSEGGAPMETPDLSTLSDNIDSTDDLVPSLQLGEEFTSDILDDVQSLINPSSTKPDNVLTWL